In Streptomyces sp. NBC_01439, the following are encoded in one genomic region:
- a CDS encoding serine/threonine-protein kinase — MAESRLIQGRYRSLDLIGRGGMGEVWRARDESLGRQVAVKCLKPIGAEQDAHFTQVLRERFRREARVAASLQHRGVTVVHDFGDDSAAGGPLYLVMELLEGRNLSQLLEDNDARPLPVDVVVDIAEQMAAALGYTHDQGVVHRDLKPANIMRLTDGTVKICDFGIARLAHDIGFTAKLTGGSMAMGTPHYMSPEQIAGGEVDHRSDLYSFGCVLYEIATGAPPFDLGDSWSVLVGHRDNAPVPLREHRPELPGYFDEVVLDLLAKRPEDRPGDARHVHHRLVEARLGPGGLPGAQAPLPPWARGMTAGRKAGIDARPASGEWAVLTGAWTAARPAGRQPVPRPRGAYPPVHPGTTTIIRPAAEEDPRLTAAYGFPRPAGPRGNGPDALAAGHARAYALSRAGRPDEALAGYTAVAEGRTRVLGADHADTLAARQETAYELGRLGRNQEAHDVYRAVLVARERTMGPLHPDTLRCRHNLACALGALGRYADAHATAAGVAADRAAVLGAEHADTLLTRYEAAYALGRLERWQEALVAFHEVGVVRERVLGPDHPDTLAARYEVGIALGRTGRTQQALDLFRGLVRDRTRAYGVTDPETLRARHVLGVNLGRLERWAEAVAEARQVGALRAEVLGPEHPDTLVSRRELAGGLGRLGRWDEALPIYRDLSGIRERSLGDEHPDTVLAHADEAHCLERLGQVCYQEP; from the coding sequence ATGGCGGAGTCCAGACTGATCCAGGGCCGTTACCGGTCGCTCGATCTGATCGGGCGCGGCGGCATGGGCGAGGTGTGGCGCGCCCGGGACGAGTCGCTGGGCCGGCAGGTCGCCGTGAAGTGCCTCAAGCCGATCGGCGCCGAGCAGGACGCCCACTTCACCCAGGTGCTCCGCGAGCGGTTCCGGCGCGAGGCGCGCGTGGCCGCGTCCCTCCAGCACCGCGGGGTCACCGTCGTCCACGACTTCGGCGACGACAGCGCCGCCGGCGGCCCGCTCTACCTCGTCATGGAACTCCTCGAGGGCCGCAACCTCAGCCAGCTCCTGGAGGACAACGACGCGCGCCCGCTCCCCGTGGACGTGGTCGTCGACATCGCGGAGCAGATGGCCGCCGCCCTCGGCTACACCCATGACCAGGGCGTCGTCCACCGGGACCTGAAGCCCGCCAACATCATGCGGCTCACCGACGGCACCGTGAAGATCTGCGACTTCGGCATTGCCCGCCTCGCCCACGACATCGGCTTCACCGCCAAGCTCACCGGCGGCAGCATGGCCATGGGAACCCCGCACTACATGTCGCCCGAACAGATCGCGGGCGGCGAGGTCGACCACCGCAGCGACCTCTACTCCTTCGGCTGCGTCCTGTACGAGATCGCCACCGGCGCCCCGCCCTTCGACCTGGGCGACTCCTGGTCGGTGCTGGTCGGCCACCGCGACAACGCCCCCGTACCGCTGCGCGAGCACCGCCCCGAGCTGCCCGGATACTTCGACGAAGTGGTCCTGGACCTGCTCGCCAAGCGCCCGGAGGACCGGCCGGGCGACGCCCGCCACGTGCACCACCGGCTGGTCGAGGCACGGCTGGGACCGGGCGGGTTGCCCGGCGCCCAGGCCCCGCTCCCGCCCTGGGCCCGCGGCATGACCGCCGGCCGCAAGGCCGGGATCGACGCCCGGCCGGCGAGCGGCGAGTGGGCCGTGCTCACCGGAGCCTGGACGGCCGCGCGCCCCGCGGGCCGGCAGCCGGTGCCGCGCCCGCGCGGCGCGTACCCCCCGGTCCACCCCGGCACCACCACCATCATCCGTCCCGCGGCCGAAGAGGACCCGCGGCTCACCGCCGCGTACGGGTTCCCGCGCCCCGCCGGCCCGCGGGGCAACGGCCCCGACGCGCTCGCCGCCGGCCACGCGCGCGCGTACGCCCTCAGCCGCGCCGGCCGGCCCGACGAGGCCCTCGCCGGGTACACGGCCGTGGCCGAGGGGCGCACGCGGGTACTCGGCGCGGACCACGCCGACACCCTCGCGGCGCGCCAGGAGACCGCCTACGAGCTGGGTCGGCTCGGGCGCAACCAGGAGGCGCACGACGTCTACCGCGCGGTGCTCGTCGCCCGCGAGCGGACCATGGGCCCGCTCCACCCCGACACCCTGCGCTGCCGGCACAACCTGGCCTGCGCGCTCGGTGCGCTGGGCCGGTACGCGGACGCCCACGCCACCGCGGCCGGGGTCGCCGCCGACCGGGCCGCCGTCCTGGGCGCCGAGCACGCGGACACCTTGCTGACCCGCTACGAGGCGGCGTACGCGCTCGGTCGCCTGGAGCGCTGGCAGGAGGCCCTGGTCGCCTTCCACGAGGTCGGCGTCGTACGGGAGCGGGTGCTCGGCCCCGACCACCCCGACACCCTGGCCGCCCGCTACGAGGTCGGCATCGCGCTCGGCCGCACCGGCCGCACGCAACAGGCCCTCGACCTGTTCCGGGGCCTGGTCCGCGACCGCACCCGCGCCTACGGGGTCACCGACCCCGAGACGCTGCGCGCCCGGCACGTCCTCGGGGTCAACCTGGGCCGGCTGGAGCGCTGGGCGGAAGCGGTGGCCGAGGCGCGCCAGGTGGGCGCCCTGCGCGCCGAGGTGCTCGGGCCCGAGCAC
- a CDS encoding TOBE domain-containing protein, protein MHLYTIGEAAQLLRVSTDTARRWADAGRFPTLRDGNRRMVEGVHLAAFCVALAQEAADGEGESATSVRNALPGIVTAVRLGEVAAQVEIQSGPHRVVSLLTREAVEELGLAVGVRAVARVKSTSVHIDLD, encoded by the coding sequence GTGCACCTGTACACGATCGGCGAGGCCGCTCAACTCCTCCGCGTCAGCACCGACACCGCCCGCCGCTGGGCGGACGCGGGCCGCTTCCCGACCCTGCGGGACGGCAACCGGCGGATGGTCGAGGGGGTGCATCTGGCCGCCTTCTGCGTGGCGCTCGCCCAGGAGGCCGCCGACGGCGAGGGCGAGTCCGCCACCTCGGTCCGCAACGCACTGCCCGGGATCGTGACGGCGGTGCGGCTCGGCGAGGTCGCCGCCCAGGTCGAGATCCAGTCCGGCCCGCACCGGGTGGTCTCCCTGCTGACCCGTGAGGCGGTCGAGGAACTCGGGCTCGCGGTCGGCGTACGGGCCGTCGCCCGGGTGAAGTCCACCAGCGTCCACATCGACCTGGACTGA
- a CDS encoding oxygenase MpaB family protein: MGSTTTGPSEPTGRTAGGGADPGLYGPSSVTWQCHGDPMMWIAGLRALYLQALHPRAVRGVVENSDFRSDAWGRLLRTADFVGTLTYGTTEAAERAGLRVRTIHRKLSATDPDTGERFPVDDPELLLWIHCAQIDSFLHVLRRSGVPLTAAQADRYVDENRVNARLVGLDPAGVPADTAGLAAYFERIRPELAAGPDALAVDDFLRGPPVPSLLVRGRNLLWPPVAGLAYGSLPGWAHQLYGRSAPAPRSVTRRLRLTGRVLRSIPAGLRWQLPPGHILKAMRRMGPGSRPSPYTLRTSAAILDRPGRA; the protein is encoded by the coding sequence ATGGGGAGCACCACGACCGGACCGAGCGAGCCGACCGGACGGACCGCGGGCGGCGGCGCCGACCCGGGACTGTACGGCCCGTCCTCCGTCACCTGGCAGTGCCACGGCGACCCGATGATGTGGATCGCCGGACTCCGGGCGCTCTACCTCCAGGCCCTCCACCCGCGCGCCGTCCGCGGAGTCGTGGAGAACTCCGACTTCCGGTCGGACGCCTGGGGACGGCTGCTGCGCACCGCCGACTTCGTCGGCACCCTCACCTACGGCACCACCGAGGCCGCCGAGCGCGCCGGCCTCCGCGTCCGCACGATCCACCGCAAACTGTCCGCCACCGATCCGGACACCGGCGAACGCTTCCCCGTCGACGACCCCGAGCTGCTGCTGTGGATCCACTGCGCGCAGATCGACAGCTTCCTGCACGTCCTGCGCCGCTCCGGCGTCCCCCTCACCGCCGCCCAGGCCGACCGCTACGTCGACGAGAACCGCGTGAACGCCCGTCTCGTGGGACTCGACCCGGCCGGGGTCCCCGCCGACACCGCCGGGCTCGCCGCGTACTTCGAGCGGATCCGCCCCGAACTCGCCGCCGGCCCCGACGCCCTCGCCGTGGACGACTTCCTGCGCGGCCCGCCCGTCCCCTCCCTGCTCGTACGTGGCCGAAACCTGCTGTGGCCGCCCGTAGCCGGCCTGGCGTACGGTTCCCTCCCGGGCTGGGCACACCAGCTGTACGGGCGGTCCGCACCGGCACCGCGCAGCGTCACCCGGCGCCTGCGCCTCACCGGGCGCGTACTGCGCAGCATTCCCGCAGGTCTACGCTGGCAGCTGCCTCCAGGTCACATCTTGAAAGCGATGCGCCGCATGGGCCCCGGGAGTCGCCCCTCGCCGTACACACTGCGTACATCAGCGGCCATACTGGACCGGCCGGGGAGGGCGTAG